The following nucleotide sequence is from uncultured Draconibacterium sp..
CCTTCTCGCCGAATGCAACACTTACCGAAAACCGGGAATTCAGACTTTATGCCGATGGTGTTGTAAACGAAGGATATAGTATGCTGATTTTTAATCGGTGGGGCGAACTTATCTTTCAATCGAATACGCAGCAACAAGGCTGGGATGGAAAAATGCAAAACGGAAAATTTGCACCTGCCGGAGTGTATACATGGGTGCTAAATTATTACGACTTTAGTGGTGATTTGCACAAACAAAAAGGAAATGTAACCCTATTGTTCTGATACAATCGATTGCACTAAAATGTGTTAAATTCATTGACTTTCAACCTGTTTATTAGTATCTTTCTTCTCCTTCAAAACGTATAAGGAAATGATTTTCCGGATGAGGTAAAGGTTTTGTAGATATTATAATATTTAAAAGGATTGAAGATGAAGCGGACAACCAAATTTGAATCGTACTCTGAAAAGGAATATCCGGTGTATATGGATTTTCAGAATGTAAAGAAAAAGGAACGGGACTTTCGTAGCGAGGAACATTTTGTGGTGCCTTGGGAGTTATCGCACGACGAAAAAAAATATACAGCTAAATCATGGGAATAAGCAGTTTGTTCCTCATTGTATTTTCTCCTGTTGATCCAATAAAAAAGGTTAGTGATATTTCATGCGACCCGTAGCTGTAATTCGACAGCTTTGATAGGGTATAATCAAAACTATAGCCAAACTGAAACCTCTCCCGGGCAATTCCTACCAAGGCAATTATAGCATCAGGGCGGGTATCTATATTATTCCTGAACCAGCCTCCAAACAAAAATGATTTCTCAATCATGTAAATTCCAAAATTAAGTTGCTTAAAAGCCCCTTGTTGTTGATAAAGAATATTTGGTGAAAGTGTAAATCGCCTCGATAATAAATCATGATGAAAACGATGCAGGCGAGTACCTGCATGTACGGTTATTTTCATCGGAACTTTTCCTTTATTGTCGCCTTTGTGAATCGATTCGTCAGGAGTTGTTAAATGATGTAAACTGGCACCCCAGAAAACATTTCGGTGCTGCCCGACTGCTCCAATTGCAAAGTCAGGATAACTGGTACTACCTTCGTACAGTTGGGCAATTCCCGCATCTGAAACAACACCCGAAAGTTGATCGATCTCTTAAGGGAAAATCAGTCCGTTTGTGTCGAACTGTTTTCTTACAATTCCCGCATTTAATCCCAGGGTTACAAAACTTTCAAGGCCAACTTGCAAATGGTAAGAATAGGCAAGTGTTGCCGAACTTGTTGTTATAATATTGTTTGGTTCCCGATCGTGATAGGCCTGAAATCCAATACCTGCATTTCGTTTTTTTAAGAGAAAATCATATGATAGCGCATAAGTTGTAAACGAATTGCCTTTTTGGGGCCATTGGTTACGGTAGTTAATTACCATTCGTGGTAATTCGGTAGTACCTGCAAAAGCCGGATTAAGGTGGAGTGGGTTTGCAAAAAACTGAGAGTAACCGGGATCCTGAGCAAAAACCACACACGGAAATAGCAATAGTGAAAATAACAACTTTTTGAAGTTCATTAAGTTTATCCCGGTTTAAATGAGTCGTGAAAATACAAAATCATATTAGTTTTTGCCGGGTGCCCAAGGATTATTTTTTGAGTAATTGAATGGTGGAACAACAATGTTTAGCGATAGTTCGTACATTACTGCTGTATTGTCCGAAATGCCGGGGATTCCCATGCCTGCATTCAGGTTTAATCGTACAAAATTATGGCGGTATCCAATTGTTCCGCCTATGGTGTGGATATTGTTCGTAAAGTCGTTTTGAATAAAAAATCCCCATGTTTTATCTGTTTGTTCCGATACCAGTCGTAATCGGCTAAAAAAAGCTTCTTCGTGGTAGAAAATTACCAGCTCTGGCGATAGAAGTATTGACCTGGAATAAAGATCGCGAATTCTTTTGTTCATTTTTTTCGCGATGTACAGTGTAAAGCTTGCGGGTGTTGGCGATTCCTGCGGGTCAAGAGCATCAGTGGCAATATTAACCCGATAGGGCATTGCTGCCGTTAAACCCAGTTGCAAGCTATTATTGGTCCATAAAAAACCAACCTGAGGTTTGATGATTGAGTACCTAAGAAATGCTTTTCCCGGAAGACTGGAGTAATCGTTCTCGTCGGTTATTACTTTGTCAAGAAAAGCAACTGTAAATTGTTTAGTTGCAGCAACAATATTCATCCCGGCCGAGAGAAGTATTTTTCCGTTTTTCGTTTTTATGGGAAAGCCGGAATAAGCAAAACCAAAGGATGATGTGCTGATATTTCTTGCGCTGATTAATCCCTGGTTGAAACTCAGATTTACACCTCCTTTTAGTTTGTCGGAGTACGAATCCCAGGATGCATAAAACAGGTTGTAGGTTTGCTCGCTGTTTACAAAATAATACTGGTTTCCGGTGTGGTATGAATTGTTGTTGTCAAATCCGGCCAGCGAGGGATTTATTGCCAGCCGGTTGCCAAACGGAATCAAATAATTTTCGGTTTGTGCACGACTTTGTATTCCTAAAAACATCAGGAAGAAGCAAAGTATTATTTGTGGCTTATACCGCAAGGTGAAAAACTGTCAGGTGGATAGTTTTAATAATTCCTCCAGAAGATACGCTTTTTGCTCGTCGGCAACTTTTAAAGCGGCTGCCATTTTTAGCTTTATTGGCTTCATCACTTCTGCCGAGGGAAAAGTTTCCATATTATCAATCACAGTGAATGCTTCAAAAGCAGTTTCCCAGTTTTCGCTAATCACAATGTTCACAAAAACTTCAATATGGTCAGAAAAATCCAATCCGTTTTGCCAGCAAACTGTAGCTATATTTTTCCGAATCGGCTGAAAATGTTCTTCTTGCAAGGCGTTTATAAAAACCGGAATGGTTTCTTTATCTTTTACCGTTCCCAATAATTTCTGAATTTGAGTTTCTACCTCACTTTCGCAGCCGGCAACCAGTAATTCAAATAAAATGGGCAAATAGTCTTTATTGCCACTTTCTTTTAGTTTGTTAAGTGCAGCCAGCACCTGGTCTTTATCGGCCGAGAAAAGCTGCGTTTTTATTGTCGGATTTATTTTTGTCTTATTCATATTTACTATTCTTCAGAGCATGCAAATTTAAGGTATAAAATACGCCAAAACAAAGTACTAGCATAAATGTTTGGGCATATTATTTACCTTTGTGCTCCTCATGAAGAATATTGACGAACTACGGGAGGCTCATGTTGGGCGATTAATGCTCAAATATTTTATCCCTGCATTTATTGGAGTTTTTGTAAATGCGCTGTACAATATTGTCGATCGAATTTTTATTGGACAGGGAGTTGGTGCTGAAGCATTATCGGGTATATCGGTAATTTTTCCGGTTATGCTAATAATGATGGGTTTTGGTATGCTCATTGGAATAGGTACCAGCGTTTATGTTTCTATTAACCTTGGTAAAAAGGATATGGAACGAGCGGAACAAACACTGGGAACCAGTTTTATTCTAATGATTGTGGCTTCGGTTCTTATTATGGTTGTTACCTACTCGCTTAAAGTACCAATTCTTCGTTCGTTTGGCTCAACCGAAGAAACATTTCAATATGCTAATGATTACCTCGATATTATTCTTGCAGGAGTTGCATTTATGGTTATCGGATTTTCATTAAACAATGTAATTCGCTCAGAAGGAAACGCCCGTGTGGCAATGGTTTCAATGTTGTTAAGTTCAATTACGAATATTATTCTTGATCCCATTTTTATTTTTGTTCTCGATATGGGCGTAAAAGGTGCGGCTTACGCAACAGTTATTTCAATGTTTGTTTTAATGTTGTGGGTGTTGTATCATTTTATTAAAAGTAAGCGTGCAGTAGTTAGGATGCGGTTAAAATATTTAACTATTAACTGGGGAATTACCCTTGAAATTCTTGCCATCGGAATGGCACCTTTTTCGATGCAAATTGCCGGTAGTTTTGTGCAAGGGCTGCTAAATAAAAAGCTAATTGATTTTGGTGGCGACCTGGCGGTAGGAGCAATGGGAATTATTAACTCGGTTCTTACGCTGGTAATTATGGCAATTGTTGCATTAAATATGGCCTCTCAACCAATTATTGGTTTTAACTACGGAGCAAAATCAGTTCAGCGAATTAAGGATACGTTGAAGATTACACTCATTGCAGCCACGCTTATTGCAGTTGTGTCGTATGCTTTAATTGAGGCTTTCCCCGGATATATAATAGTTGTATTTAATAACGATAGCGAGGTACTGTACAATATTGCAACGCGGGGATTACGATTGGTTATTCTTGCTTTGCCTCTTGTTGGTTTTCAGGTGGTGGCTTCTAACTTTTTTCAGGCCATTGGAAAAGCCGGGCTTTCAATGTTTGCAACTGTTTTTCGGCAGGTAATTATGCTCATCCCTCTTATATACATTTTACCGGGTTTTTTCGATATCGATGGCATTTGGATCAGTTATCCGGTGGCCGATACCATGTCGGCAATTGTGGTTGGATTTATCCTGTATCGCGAATGGAAACGCTTACCTTTAATTATTGACGCAAATGATACGGAAGAGAATTAAATTCATCATTCTTTTGTCAATTCTGGTTTTCACTTTTTATAGTCTTTTTGTAGAGCCTGAAATATTGAGCCTTCAACTTTCTAAAACATATAATATTCCCTTAGGTAGTTTTATTTCGTGGAGTGCAATAGTTACATACACGCTTCTTATTCACAATTTTATTAGTAACTCAACAAAATCATTATTATCAAAAATAATAACGATTTCAAGTCGGGTTAATCTGATAATAGCACTAATGTGGCTGCCTGTAACTTTTGGCTTATCCGGTAACCTGGCGTTTAATTTTCAAAATAAACCTTTAGCCTATAAAATATGGATTGGCTACACTCTTCTGCTAATCATTATTCCAATTCTTATACTGCTTCTTAACTCTATTGGAAAGAAATTGAAATAATAATTCTAAATGTAAAATTATTTTGAAATTATGTTCTTTTATCTGACTTTCGTCAAGTGTAATTCATGTATTTATAATTACATTTGTTCATTATAATTCAAAAGTTAGTAGTTATGGCAATTTCAACAATAAAAGTTAGCGGAGAAATGGGCCGCACCTTTTCAACTCAAATCAATTGTTCTCATCCATTTGTTATCGACCAACCCAAAATGGCTGGTGGAAATGATGAAGGTCCTAATCCTTTGGAAATATTTTTGTGCTCGTTGCCGGCATGTATTTGTGCCATCGGACGAATAATTGCTCAGCAACGAAGAATTAAACTTAATGGCATAAGTGTTACGGCAGAAGGCGATATTGATAAGGATTTTCTGCTTGGGAAAACAACCGAAGGACGCGCCGGATTTACTGAGATTAGAAGTTATGTTGCAATTGATGCAGACCTGACAACAGAAGAGAAGCGAAGTTTTTTAGATGACATTGCTGCTCGTTGTCCGATTGCAGATAATATTGCTAAAAGTTCTGTGATTAAACCGGTTGTAGTAGAAGATGCAACTGTTTAAATAGTGAGATTTTAATGGTAAAAGAGCCGCCTGTTGAGGCGGCTCTTTTTTTATAATTTCTCTTTTAATGCTACTGCAGTATACGAGTTTTTCTCTTCAATCAATTTCTCGGGAGTACCTGCAAATACTAAGTTTCCGCCCTTGTCACCGCCTTCGGGTCCCAAATCGATTATCCAGTCGGCTGACTTAATAACATCCATATTGTGTTCGATAATAAGGATTGAATGTCCGCGTGATATCAGGGCATTAAACGAATCAAGCAGTTTACGAATGTCGTGAAAATGCAAGCCTGTGGTTGGTTCATCAAAGATAAAAAGTGTGGGCGAGTCTTTTTCTTTAGCAAGAAATGATGCCAGTTTAACACGCTGGCTTTCACCTCCTGAAAGAGTACTTGATGCCTGCCCAAGTTTTATATATCCCAAACCAACATCCTGAAGAGGCTGAAGACGTTTGGTGATTTTCTTTTCAGTTGAACTTTTTCCTTGCTTAAAAAGTTCAATGGCCGAGTTAACGGTTAAATTCAGGATGTCGTCAACATTCAGGTCTTTGTATTTTACGTCTAAAATATCTTCCTTAAAACGTTTTCCTCCACAGCTTTCGCATAGCAAATAAACATCGGCCAAAAACTGCATTTCAACTTTAATGGTGCCTTCTCCCTGGCATTCATCGCAACGCCCGCCATCAACATTAAACGAAAAATGAGATGGTTTAAGGCCCTGTATTTTTGATGCCTGTTGTTCTGAAAGTAATTTTCTTATCTCGTCATAAGCTTTCAGGTAGGTAACCGGGTTTGATCTGGAAGATTTACCAATTGGATTCTGATCGATGAACTCGATGGCGTTTATCATTTTATAGTCGCCCAAAATGGCATCGTGATGTCCTGTTTTTTCGCCATAGCCACCCAGTATTTTTGTTAGGGCAGGAGTGAGTATTTTCGAAACTAACGACGATTTTCCCGATCCACTAACACCGGTAATTACCGTGAGTGTATTCAGCGGAAATTTTACGTTTATATTTTTCAAGTTGTTTTCTCTTGCACCAACTATTTCAATAACGTTAGTCCATTTTCTTCGCCTGTCCGGAACAGGAATTTCTTCAATTCCAGTGAGGTATTTTGTTGTAAGGCTTTCAGGGCTTTGTACTAACTTTTCGTGTGATCCCTGAAATACAACTTCTCCTCCGTGTTGACCTGCCAGCGGGCCAATATCTATAACTTCATCGGCTGCACGAATTATTTCTTCGTCGTGTTCTACAACCAGTACGGTGTTCCCAATTTTTTTCAGGCGTTGCAGCACCTTAATTAGTTTTTCGGTATCTCGCGAGTGTAGCCCGATACTGGGTTCGTCTAAAATATACAGCGAGCCCACCAAGCTGCTGCCCAGCGAGGTTGCCAGGTTTATTCGTTGTGATTCGCCACCAGACAAAGTCGACGATAAGCGGTTAAGCGTAAGGTATCCTAAACCTACGTCGTTAAGAAATTCAAGTCGATTATTGATTTCGATGAGAATACGCTTTGCAATACTTCTTTCGTGTTCCGACAAGTTTATTTGCAAAAAGAATTCCTTAAGTTCCTCAACCGGCATTAATACAATTTCCTGCAACGATTTTCCCGCAACTTTTACATAGCCGGCCTCCTTTTTCAAACGGCTTCCTTTACACTCGGGGCAAATGGTTTTTCCCCTGTAGCGCGATAACATTACACGATATTGTATTTTGTAACTTCCTTCTTCAAGATGTTTAAAGAACTGGTTCAGACCTTCAAAATATTGATTGCCGGTCCAAATCAGAAACTTCTGTTCTTCAGTTAATTCGTAAAAAGGTTTGTGAATGGGAAAGTTAAATTTCTCTGCCGAATAAATTAACTCATTTTTCCACTTACTCATTTTCTCGCCTTTCCAGCACGCAATAGCATCCTGGTATATCGACAGCGATTTATTGGGGATAACCAAATCTTCATCAATCCCAATTACTTTACCATATCCCTCGCAGGTGGGGCAGGCGCCAACTGGATTATTAAAACTAAACATGTGAACCGTTGGTTCTTCAAATTCAATTCCATCGGCTTCAAATCGATTCGAAAAGTGTTTGGATTCAGTACTGTTATTTTTGTACACCTTTACAACACATTCTCCATGGCCTTCGTAAAATGCGGTTTGTACCGAGTCGGCCAGCCTGCTTTGCGTATCTTCGTCGTGTTTCACGGCAGCCCGGTCGATAACCAGGTTGCAGCTTCCGTTGCAAAAATCGGTGCTATCTGCTTTTACCAATTCGTCAATACGCTTTATTTCATCGTTAGTTTCAATTCGCGAAAATCCTTGTTGCATCAATAATTCAACCTCTTGTAGCATTGACCGTCCGCTTTTAGCTTTCAAAGGCGCAACAATAATTAGTCGTGTTCCTTCTTCAAAATTATTGATATAATCAACAACATCGGTTACACTGTTTCGCGAAACTAATTGCCCCGATACCGGTGAAATGGTTTGCCCAACGCGCGCATAAAGTAGCTTGAGGTAATCGTAAATCTCGGTTGATGTTCCAACAGTCGATCGCGGATTTCGGGTATTTACTTTTTGCTCGATTGCAATGGCAGGCGGAATTCCATTAATAAAATCAACTTCGGGTTTATTAATTCTTCCCAAAAACTGTCGGGCATACGATGAAAGACTTTCCACATAGCGACGTTGTCCTTCGGCAAAAAGTGTGTCAAATGCCAACGAAGACTTTCCGGAACCGGAAACTCCGGTAACCACGATAAATTTATTTCGGGGAATTTTTAAGCTTATATTTTTTAGATTATGAACCCTTGCGTTCTGAATCTCAATGTATTTAGCATTCTTGCTATTCGACATAATTTTTAATAAAATGCGATAAAATGTTTGAAAAACTTGCTATTGTCAGTAAAATGTTTCATTTTTGGACGGTACAAAATTAGAATAATAGTTTTACTACACTAAAAATTGAACGCCTATAGATAAACTTTACTTTTTTATTTACACATAAATAGAAGGTAATGTTCAGACTCGACAAACTGAACGATAATGAACTCGTTCAACGATTTATTCAAGGCGATCATGAATCACTTGAGACATTAATAGTACGACACAAGAGCAGAGTATACTCGTATATTTTGTTGATTGTTAAGAATCAGGATTTAGCGGAAGATATCTTTCAGGATACTTTTATTAAAGTTATACGCTCCTTGAAAAGAGGAAAATACGTAGAAAACGGTAAATTTGTTTCCTGGGTGCTTCGTATCGCTCATAATCTTATCATCGATCATTTTAGAAAAGAGAAGTTACAGGGAACCATCTCTAACGACAGTTCGGAGGTTGATATCTTCAATTCTCAAAAGTTTTCAGAAGAAACAATTGAAGATCAAATGGTTTATTCTCAGATTTTAAATGAAGTGAAACACCTGGTAAAAGAGTTGCCCGAAGACCAGCAGCAGGTAATATATATGCGGCACTACATGGGGCTTAGCTTTAAAGAGATTGCGGAGCAAACCGATGTTAGTATAAACACTGCGTTGGGAAGAATGCGCTATGCACTAATAAACCTCAGAAAACTTGTTGATGAGAAAAAACTGAATCTGACAGCTGTTTAACTTTCGTTAACACAATAATAGAGTTGGAGGGGCGTTTTAAAAGAAAATTATTAAAAATGCCTATGGTAAAAAACTCTACTTTAATTTATTTTGTAAACGACATTCAATGTAATTTTGAAGAGGAAACAAAAGAGATGGACTACGAACCATCGGAAAAAACAGTAAATAACATCATGAATTTTGCCCGCTCGTACGATGTGATGGAAACAA
It contains:
- the uvrA gene encoding excinuclease ABC subunit UvrA translates to MSNSKNAKYIEIQNARVHNLKNISLKIPRNKFIVVTGVSGSGKSSLAFDTLFAEGQRRYVESLSSYARQFLGRINKPEVDFINGIPPAIAIEQKVNTRNPRSTVGTSTEIYDYLKLLYARVGQTISPVSGQLVSRNSVTDVVDYINNFEEGTRLIIVAPLKAKSGRSMLQEVELLMQQGFSRIETNDEIKRIDELVKADSTDFCNGSCNLVIDRAAVKHDEDTQSRLADSVQTAFYEGHGECVVKVYKNNSTESKHFSNRFEADGIEFEEPTVHMFSFNNPVGACPTCEGYGKVIGIDEDLVIPNKSLSIYQDAIACWKGEKMSKWKNELIYSAEKFNFPIHKPFYELTEEQKFLIWTGNQYFEGLNQFFKHLEEGSYKIQYRVMLSRYRGKTICPECKGSRLKKEAGYVKVAGKSLQEIVLMPVEELKEFFLQINLSEHERSIAKRILIEINNRLEFLNDVGLGYLTLNRLSSTLSGGESQRINLATSLGSSLVGSLYILDEPSIGLHSRDTEKLIKVLQRLKKIGNTVLVVEHDEEIIRAADEVIDIGPLAGQHGGEVVFQGSHEKLVQSPESLTTKYLTGIEEIPVPDRRRKWTNVIEIVGARENNLKNINVKFPLNTLTVITGVSGSGKSSLVSKILTPALTKILGGYGEKTGHHDAILGDYKMINAIEFIDQNPIGKSSRSNPVTYLKAYDEIRKLLSEQQASKIQGLKPSHFSFNVDGGRCDECQGEGTIKVEMQFLADVYLLCESCGGKRFKEDILDVKYKDLNVDDILNLTVNSAIELFKQGKSSTEKKITKRLQPLQDVGLGYIKLGQASSTLSGGESQRVKLASFLAKEKDSPTLFIFDEPTTGLHFHDIRKLLDSFNALISRGHSILIIEHNMDVIKSADWIIDLGPEGGDKGGNLVFAGTPEKLIEEKNSYTAVALKEKL
- a CDS encoding type IX secretion system membrane protein PorP/SprF, translated to MFLGIQSRAQTENYLIPFGNRLAINPSLAGFDNNNSYHTGNQYYFVNSEQTYNLFYASWDSYSDKLKGGVNLSFNQGLISARNISTSSFGFAYSGFPIKTKNGKILLSAGMNIVAATKQFTVAFLDKVITDENDYSSLPGKAFLRYSIIKPQVGFLWTNNSLQLGLTAAMPYRVNIATDALDPQESPTPASFTLYIAKKMNKRIRDLYSRSILLSPELVIFYHEEAFFSRLRLVSEQTDKTWGFFIQNDFTNNIHTIGGTIGYRHNFVRLNLNAGMGIPGISDNTAVMYELSLNIVVPPFNYSKNNPWAPGKN
- a CDS encoding MATE family efflux transporter; this translates as MKNIDELREAHVGRLMLKYFIPAFIGVFVNALYNIVDRIFIGQGVGAEALSGISVIFPVMLIMMGFGMLIGIGTSVYVSINLGKKDMERAEQTLGTSFILMIVASVLIMVVTYSLKVPILRSFGSTEETFQYANDYLDIILAGVAFMVIGFSLNNVIRSEGNARVAMVSMLLSSITNIILDPIFIFVLDMGVKGAAYATVISMFVLMLWVLYHFIKSKRAVVRMRLKYLTINWGITLEILAIGMAPFSMQIAGSFVQGLLNKKLIDFGGDLAVGAMGIINSVLTLVIMAIVALNMASQPIIGFNYGAKSVQRIKDTLKITLIAATLIAVVSYALIEAFPGYIIVVFNNDSEVLYNIATRGLRLVILALPLVGFQVVASNFFQAIGKAGLSMFATVFRQVIMLIPLIYILPGFFDIDGIWISYPVADTMSAIVVGFILYREWKRLPLIIDANDTEEN
- a CDS encoding sigma-70 family RNA polymerase sigma factor produces the protein MFRLDKLNDNELVQRFIQGDHESLETLIVRHKSRVYSYILLIVKNQDLAEDIFQDTFIKVIRSLKRGKYVENGKFVSWVLRIAHNLIIDHFRKEKLQGTISNDSSEVDIFNSQKFSEETIEDQMVYSQILNEVKHLVKELPEDQQQVIYMRHYMGLSFKEIAEQTDVSINTALGRMRYALINLRKLVDEKKLNLTAV
- a CDS encoding OsmC family protein, producing MAISTIKVSGEMGRTFSTQINCSHPFVIDQPKMAGGNDEGPNPLEIFLCSLPACICAIGRIIAQQRRIKLNGISVTAEGDIDKDFLLGKTTEGRAGFTEIRSYVAIDADLTTEEKRSFLDDIAARCPIADNIAKSSVIKPVVVEDATV